tgtgtcctgagcaagacacttcacccttgctcctgatgggtgctggttggcgccttgcatggcagctccctccatcagtgtgtgaatgggtaaatgtggaagtagtgtcaaagcgctttgagtaccttgaaggtagaaaagcgctatacaagtacaacccatttatcatttatcatttatctgtcACACATTCATGCAATCTGTtgcatttttttctacttttccggtctttttgtatttcttattttACTTTTGGGTTTGCTGTGTTTTTCCTGCACGCCTCTGCATCCTGGAAGTACGGTTCTAACAGTTAATGACATCTTTGACTGCATTGCTTTTAGCAGTTAtgctcaattaaaaaaaaaagcatagcaTAAAAGCCAATAGCGTGGAAAGTTATTTGATTGGGCGCTCAATTCCATGGAATGACACGCAGACTAGTTTGTTACGTGCAATGCTTGGCCGTACAAAATCCAAAAAGTTGGGTGTACTCTGTAGGCCTCTCACATGCAGAAAAGCTTGTACTGTATGGTGTGACCTGCTAAACAAAATTAAATAAGttgcacataaaaaaaacacaaaaaatactaTGTTTAGCTTTGTAATCTAAAAGAATGTTGTTTTGGTCAAAGGCAAAATTTTACATCTCATATCATAAGCCAAGAAATACATATAATTCATTAAAACATGGTAAATGTGAACTTTTTACGGGGAAATTACAGGTCTGGCGTTGAGATACTCCAGgacaaaaatctgtaaaattttgTTGAGGTTCTGAATGGTGGGGCGGTCCAGGTTCTGCTCGTTGTCCTCAAATGTGTGCCACACGACAGGGAAAGGGGAGGGGATTATGTGTAGGACGCGGACCCCTGGCGAAGAAAGCAAAGAAGGAGCGTCACGTCGCGGACATTAACACATTCAAGCATATTCTAGTGTGTGTATACCTCTGTTGAGGAATGGAATATGATCATCTTGAATATGACCAACAGGGTGATGTGGCCAGAAATATTCCACCTCATCAAGATGATTCTCAAGTTGGTTCATAGAGTGCAGGCGCTTCTCTGAAAATGCAGAGTAAATAAAGAATTAGGTTGAATTAAAACAAACGCAGAAAAATTTGGCTCTCCAGGTACcattacattaaaatacagtagtgcagtaggcccaagtattcattgaaaacaaggcagagattttatttaacaagtaccaGTATGTTTAATATGATtggctactgtaacattacacatagtTTGATCATTAACAGTGTTTAAATAGAGGAAAATACAACATTGTACTTTCATCAAGTTATTCTTTGGTGTACTACTAGATAGCGCTCGCGTACTGTGAGAGAATCACTCAGTTAAAGTGTTAATGCATGTGATTAATTCCCCAAGtaaattgcattaatcatgtataaatgCAGATGAATTACCTAATTGACCTCACATGTTACTTCTTTTTGACCACGGATGGGCAGTGACCAGACCAAAGTATACGTCAGCTGTTAATTGTAATTAATCCAAATTAATACTGTAAGTCTAATTTAGCTCGTTTCACAGCGCTAGTCTGAATTAAACAATAAAGTTAATTAACATTTTAAAAGATAGATGTAtgtgtgatccatccatccatttactaccgcttatcccttttgaggttgtggggggtcgctggtgcctatctcagctgcatttgggcggaaggcagggtacaccatggacaagtcgccaccacatcgcagggccaacacagatagacagacaacattcacactcacattcacacactagggccaatttagtgttgccaatcaacctatccccaggtgcatgtctttggaagtgggaggaagcctgagtacccggagggaaccaacgcattcacggggagaacatgcaaactccacacagaaagatcttgagcccgggattgaacccaggactgctcaggaccttcgtattgcgaagcagatgcactaacccctcttcaacTGTGCTGCCTGTATTTGTGATAAAAGTGCAATATGTCTACCTGTCATTATTATTACACATGAGACTGTCAGAACTCACTATGAGAAAATTCAGAGCTTAAAAGTGTACAACAGAAAAATAGTAGCATTATAGAGAAAGTAGTACTTACGGTCAGTCTTTGCAATTGGGTCGCTTAAACTATTTTTTGTAACACTTTCTCTGTTTGTCgtttgttgttctttgaaaagACACATTACAAGTTTAATTGCATCGCAAAAAAGTCAGattacacagtaaaaaaaacaacaagaaaactggcagctcagttgccagaatcttACTGTAAAAATACCAGTGTAAGTGTTTCTCAggttacagtaatgcactgtaaaaacaaccaccCTGAATTTCACAGTCAAAAAACTGGCCGCTCCatcgccaaaattttactgtaaaaataagagCTGTttggtttttcaatttacagtgatttattgtaaaaaaaaaaaatatatatatatatatatatgtatatatatatatatgtatatatttatttgttctTTTCATTTAAATTGTGATGACTGAGCTGCAAgttttttttacgtaaaaatcAAACATTTTTACAGTGGGGCACTTGAATAATTTATTGATAATActatattgttttgttatttttcaaaAGTTCTGAAGAATACAGATTTGACAGTTCTTAAAAAGAGCCCTGTTATTGTCACTGTAGAGAAAGTACCAGGTCTAAACTATTATCTTGGCAGGTACACCACTGTTTTTTAACACCTATACAAATATGTGGCTCGTACTAGCTGGTAATTGGCTTGTGGCGTTTGAAGTGACTTAAATAGGGATATTCTAGCAAAACTCACCAATGTTTTGCAGTCGGGAAAGCCAGTATGTTGTGCTTTGGAAGTGGTTACCAAAGCGTGGACTGGGGCCCCCGATCAGGTCCAATAATACAAACAGATCCTGAAGGAAAAGCAAACATCGGGTAGTGTACACACAATtctatttgtttacatgtatgtataagtgtgtgtgtgtgtgtgtgtgtgtgtgtgtgtgtttgtgtgtcatgtaCTATGCCGTCCAGTTGATTGGTGCTAGCGTCTTCTGGGGGGTGCGGGGTGGTCTCCATCTTCTGTGCTAGGTGACGAGAGCCATAGAGGGAGTCAATAGGAGTCCACTGGACAAGAGCTTCTTCGCCATCGAAGAAAAGCAACTGTAAGGTCAGGCTGGGGGTGGATGCCTACAGAGGAGGAGAGAATTAAGTCACAATTATTCTAAATATTTACCGCCCTTTTAGGGAGATATTTACGACATGTGAACACTTGCCCAATTCATGTCCAAGTAGGGCTAGTAAGAAGCAGAGTTGACCTCATCCTATACTGTCtaatgttcacttcctgtgtttaaATGTTCACCTGTGACTAATTATAAATCgcgagtaagaaaaaaaaaacaatatatagatAACTCATGAAATAATATAGAATACTGTATAATAAAACCCTTTATTGTCATCAAATATGAGATAAATGGATACAAACACTAactaatatttccatccatccatgcattttctaccgcttattccctttgggttgcggggggcgctggtgcctatctcagctacaatcggacggaaggtgcggtacaccctggaaaagtcacca
The sequence above is drawn from the Nerophis ophidion isolate RoL-2023_Sa linkage group LG03, RoL_Noph_v1.0, whole genome shotgun sequence genome and encodes:
- the qpct gene encoding glutaminyl-peptide cyclotransferase isoform X1, which gives rise to MRATEKMASLLPLRSTITIWLTFIHCTNAQLWTQEKFHHQAAPLTPDEIQTALSHTDLAQMWQRDLRPLLVTRYPGSTGSQAVQQHIKTTLASLGAGWQVTEDKFMSQTPYGPLPFTNLIATLNPSAKRRLVLACHYDSKYYTQQWDGREFQGATDSAVPCAMMLELARALDEELKSHKASTPSLTLQLLFFDGEEALVQWTPIDSLYGSRHLAQKMETTPHPPEDASTNQLDGIDLFVLLDLIGGPSPRFGNHFQSTTYWLSRLQNIEQQTTNRESVTKNSLSDPIAKTDQKRLHSMNQLENHLDEVEYFWPHHPVGHIQDDHIPFLNRGVRVLHIIPSPFPVVWHTFEDNEQNLDRPTIQNLNKILQIFVLEYLNARPVISP
- the qpct gene encoding glutaminyl-peptide cyclotransferase isoform X2; its protein translation is MRATEKMASLLPLRSTITIWLTFIHCTNAQLWTQEKFHHQAAPLTPDEIQTALSHTDLAQMWQRDLRPLLVTRYPGSTGSQAVQQHIKTTLASLGAGWQVTEDKFMSQTPYGPLPFTNLIATLNPSAKRRLVLACHYDSKYYTQQWDGREFQGATDSAVPCAMMLELARALDEELKSHKASTPSLTLQLLFFDGEEALVQWTPIDSLYGSRHLAQKMETTPHPPEDASTNQLDGIDLFVLLDLIGGPSPRFGNHFQSTTYWLSRLQNIEKRLHSMNQLENHLDEVEYFWPHHPVGHIQDDHIPFLNRGVRVLHIIPSPFPVVWHTFEDNEQNLDRPTIQNLNKILQIFVLEYLNARPVISP